Proteins from a single region of Strix aluco isolate bStrAlu1 chromosome 5, bStrAlu1.hap1, whole genome shotgun sequence:
- the SLC16A8 gene encoding monocarboxylate transporter 3 yields the protein MGRPDPEEGQLPAPVKPPDGGWGWIVLLGCFVITGFSYAFPKAVSVYFKELMKDFHVGYSDTAWISSIMLAMLYGTGPVCSIMVNQFGCRPVMLIGGLLASSGMILASFTTNIIELYLTAGVLTGLGMALNFQPSLIMLGTYFDKRRPLANGLAAAGSPVFLSSLSPLGQVLLEKFGWRGGFLIMGGLLLNCCTCGAVMRPLDMGMKRKMEKAQDKYEAKEMLPVGGKSEERISTTDGTKKAKKTKKKPKKGKKLLDFSIFSNRGFIIYTISKFILVLGLFVPPILLVNYAKDTGVPDTEAAFLLSIIGFIDIFARPACGMVAGLKWVRPHVAYLFSFAMLFNGLTDICSARASNYTGLVIFCVFFGISYGMVGALQFEVLMAIVGSQKFSSAIGLVLLIEAFAVLIGPPSAGRLVDALKNYEVIFYLAGSEVVLSALFLATATYCCLNRGEKKEPPLEKNPSAGGGSDTEEAESDVQEAEEHSSDNHQLAHSTDNTMVAASEEANHVAEEQSGEGAGCPEGDGEVLARDGCNADQMVERDRF from the exons ATGGGGAGACCTGACCCAGAGGaagggcagctcccagctcctgtGAAGCCCCCGGATGGTGGTTGGGGCTGGATCGTGCTCCTCGGCTGCTTTGTGATCACTGGCTTTTCCTATGCCTTCCCAAAAGCCGTCAGTGTCTACTTCAAGGAGCTCATGAAAGATTTCCATGTCGGCTATAGTGACACAGCCTGGATCTCCTCCATCATGCTGGCCATGCTCTACGGGACAG gACCAGTATGCAGCATCATGGTGAACCAGTTTGGCTGCCGGCCCGTGATGCTTATCGGTGGGCTGCTAGCTTCCTCTGGGATGATCCTGGCATCTTTTACCACCAATATCATTGAGCTTTATCTGACAGCTGGCGTGCTGACGG GTCTGGGTATGGCGTTGAACTTCCAGCCCTCACTGATCATGCTGGGCACCTACTTTGACAAGCGTCGGCCTCTTGCCAATggactggctgctgctgggagccctgtcttcctttcttccctctctccactGGGGCAAGTGCTGCTGGAGAAGTTTGGCTGGCGAGGAGGATTCCTTATCATGGGGGGCCTTCTGCTTAACTGCTGCACTTGTGGGGCAGTCATGAGACCCCTGGATATGGGCATGAAGCGGAAGATGGAGAAAGCTCAGGACAAATACGAAGCCAAGGAGATGCTGCCTGTAGGAGGGAAATCAGAGGAGAGAATCAGCACCACTGATGGAACCAAGAAAGCCAAGAAAACCAAGAAGAAGCccaagaaaggaaagaagcttCTGGATTTTAGTATCTTTTCCAACCGCGGGTTTATTATTTACACTATTTCAAAGTTCATCCTGGTCCTAGGTCTCTTCGTGCCCCCCATATTGCTGGTCAACTACGCCAAGGACACTGGTGTACCAGACACAGAGGCTGCTTTCCTGCTCTCCATCATTGGTTTCATAGACATCTTTGCCCGCCCAGCCTGCGGCATGGTGGCAGGATTGAAGTGGGTCCGTCCTCATGTGGCATACCTGTTCAGCTTTGCTATGCTCTTCAATGGCTTGACAGACATCTGCAGTGCCAGGGCTAGCAATTACACGGGGCTGGTcatcttctgtgtcttttttgGCATCTCTTACGGCATGGTGGGGGCACTGCAGTTTGAGGTGCTGATGGCCATTGTTGGTTCCCAGAAGTTCTCCAGCGCCATCGGGCTGGTCTTACTTATCGAGGCTTTCGCTGTGCTCATCGGTCCACCCTCTGCAG GCCGCTTGGTTGATGCTCTCAAGAACTACGAGGTGATCTTCTACCTGGCAGGCTCAGAGGTGGtgctctctgctctcttcctgGCCACGGCCACCTACTGCTGCCTGAACCGAGGGGAGAAGAAGGAGCCTCCCCTGGAGAAGAACCCCTCTGCGGGTGGTGGGAGCGACACTGAGGAAGCAGAGTCCGACGTGCAGGAAGCCGAGGAGCACAGCAGCGACAACCATCAGCTGGCCCACAGCACTGACAACACCATGGTGGCGGCCAGCGAGGAGGCCAACCACGTAGCAGAGGAGCAGAGCGGGGAGGGAGCTGGGTGTCCCGAGGGGGACGGGGAGGTGTTGGCACGAGACGGCTGCAACGCTGACCAGATGGTGGAGAGGGACAGGTTTTAG